From the Quercus lobata isolate SW786 chromosome 6, ValleyOak3.0 Primary Assembly, whole genome shotgun sequence genome, one window contains:
- the LOC115950987 gene encoding homeobox-leucine zipper protein HAT22 isoform X2, with protein MDFNDVCNTGLVLGLGLTASAQESTSPSKAPKNKACSNFTPTGFEPSLTLGLSGESYHQVIPRKIIDVNKGYEESIDLYRQASPPHSAVSSFSSGRVKRERDLSSEEVEAADRVSSRISDEDEDGPNARKKLRLTKEQSALLEESFKQHSTLNPKQKQALARQLNLRPRQVEVWFQNRRARTKLKQTEVDCEFLKKCCETLTDENRRLQKELQELKALKLAQPLYMHMPAATLTMCPSCERIGGVGENASKSPFSMAPKPHFYNPFTNPSAAC; from the exons ATGGATTTTAATGATGTTTGTAATACAGGCCTTGTACTAGGGTTAGGTCTCACAGCTTCAGCTCAAGAAAGTACTTCTCCATCAAAGGCACCAAAGAATAAAGCCTGTTCCAATTTCACTCCCACAGGTTTTGAGCCATCTTTGACGTTGGGTCTTTCTGGTGAGAGTTATCACCAAGTAATCCCCAGAAAGATTATTGATGTGAACAAAGGTTATGAGGAATCCATTGATTTGTATCGTCAAGCTTCGCCGCCTCACAGCGCTGTTTCATCCTTCTCTAGTGGCAGGGTCAAGAGGGAGAGAGACCTCAGCAGTGAAGAGGTTGAGGCTGCAGACAGAGTCTCTTCAAGAATCagtgatgaagatgaagatggtCCTAATGCAAGAAAGAAGCTTAGGCTCACCAAGGAACAGTCTGCTCTTTTGGAGGAAAGCTTCAAACAACATAGCACTCTCAACCCT AAGCAGAAGCAAGCTTTAGCAAGGCAGTTAAATCTACGGCCTCGACAGGTTGAAGTTTGGTTCCAGAACAGGAGGGCCAG GACCAAACTCAAGCAAACTGAGGTGGACTGTGAGTTCCTGAAGAAGTGCTGTGAAACACTGACCGATGAAAATAGAAGGCTACAAAAAGAGCTTCAAGAACTGAAAGCATTGAAACTAGCCCAACCCTTGTATATGCATATGCCAGCGGCCACTCTTACCATGTGTCCCTCATGTGAAAGAATTGGCGGTGTCGGTGAAAACGCTTCAAAGAGCCCCTTTTCAATGGCTCCTAAGCCTCACTTTTACAATCCCTTCACAAATCCTTCTGCAGCTTGTTAG
- the LOC115950987 gene encoding homeobox-leucine zipper protein HAT22 isoform X1, with amino-acid sequence MDFNDVCNTGLVLGLGLTASAQESTSPSKAPKNKACSNFTPTGFEPSLTLGLSGESYHQVIPRKIIDVNKGYEESIDLYRQASPPHSAVSSFSSGRVKRERDLSSEEVEAADRVSSRISDEDEDGPNARKKLRLTKEQSALLEESFKQHSTLNPQKQKQALARQLNLRPRQVEVWFQNRRARTKLKQTEVDCEFLKKCCETLTDENRRLQKELQELKALKLAQPLYMHMPAATLTMCPSCERIGGVGENASKSPFSMAPKPHFYNPFTNPSAAC; translated from the exons ATGGATTTTAATGATGTTTGTAATACAGGCCTTGTACTAGGGTTAGGTCTCACAGCTTCAGCTCAAGAAAGTACTTCTCCATCAAAGGCACCAAAGAATAAAGCCTGTTCCAATTTCACTCCCACAGGTTTTGAGCCATCTTTGACGTTGGGTCTTTCTGGTGAGAGTTATCACCAAGTAATCCCCAGAAAGATTATTGATGTGAACAAAGGTTATGAGGAATCCATTGATTTGTATCGTCAAGCTTCGCCGCCTCACAGCGCTGTTTCATCCTTCTCTAGTGGCAGGGTCAAGAGGGAGAGAGACCTCAGCAGTGAAGAGGTTGAGGCTGCAGACAGAGTCTCTTCAAGAATCagtgatgaagatgaagatggtCCTAATGCAAGAAAGAAGCTTAGGCTCACCAAGGAACAGTCTGCTCTTTTGGAGGAAAGCTTCAAACAACATAGCACTCTCAACCCT CAGAAGCAGAAGCAAGCTTTAGCAAGGCAGTTAAATCTACGGCCTCGACAGGTTGAAGTTTGGTTCCAGAACAGGAGGGCCAG GACCAAACTCAAGCAAACTGAGGTGGACTGTGAGTTCCTGAAGAAGTGCTGTGAAACACTGACCGATGAAAATAGAAGGCTACAAAAAGAGCTTCAAGAACTGAAAGCATTGAAACTAGCCCAACCCTTGTATATGCATATGCCAGCGGCCACTCTTACCATGTGTCCCTCATGTGAAAGAATTGGCGGTGTCGGTGAAAACGCTTCAAAGAGCCCCTTTTCAATGGCTCCTAAGCCTCACTTTTACAATCCCTTCACAAATCCTTCTGCAGCTTGTTAG